A window of Ptychodera flava strain L36383 chromosome 1, AS_Pfla_20210202, whole genome shotgun sequence contains these coding sequences:
- the LOC139135709 gene encoding uncharacterized protein codes for MNSDCPYRTGDIATVVCNHGYETNSSHQSVECQDGIWNDTLPQCVERIQTTPTVPSIGTSGGFISTELQTTASMSDTSHLSIGLILGVTIGVTGFVVLVIVLTLLLINRRRKVSSRNKDANSSVDFVQDAVPSSGTGRENHQYDTIDERMIGNAYEMNPVVSVTPDSDPLENNQAEIVRNVESETYINDGYSDTGSPLTVTPNLEANVPESSQSGFVENVAYEGGDHFRL; via the exons ATGAACAGCGATTGCCCATACCGTACTGGTGACATTGCTACGGTTGTTTGTAACCATGGTTACGAGACAAATTCCTCACATCAGTCAGTGGAGTGTCAGGATGGTATTTGGAATGACACGTTACCGCAGTGTGTTG aGAGAATACAGACAACACCGACTGTTCCTTCGATCGGTACTTCCGGAGGTTTTATTTCGACGG AACTTCAAACAACCGCTAGCATGAGTGACACATCCCACTTGTCTATTG GCTTAATACTTGGCGTTACAATTGGCGTGACGGGGTTTGTCGTGTTGGTAATTGTACTTACTTTACTGCTCATTAATAGGCGTCGCAAAGTAAG ttcacGAAACAAAGACGCCAATAGTTCTGTCGACTTCGTACAAGATGCAGTTCCTTCGAGTGGTACTGGCAGAGAAAATCACCAATATGACACTATTGATGAAAGAATGATTGGTAACGCATATGAGATGAATCCTGTTGTTTCCGTAACGCCAGACAGTGATCCTTTGGAAAATAATCAGGCAGAGATCGTTCGCAATGTCGAATCTGAAACATATATCAACGACGGTTATTCTGACACTGGTTCCCCGCTGACTGTGACACCAAACCTTGAAGCAAACGTACCAGAGAGTTCACAATCAGGGTTTGTGGAGAACGTTGCTTATGAAGGAGGCGATCATTTTCGTTTGTAA